Proteins encoded in a region of the Candidatus Paceibacterota bacterium genome:
- the gatB gene encoding Asp-tRNA(Asn)/Glu-tRNA(Gln) amidotransferase subunit GatB, with translation MMNDIYSKYETVVGLEIHAELITKQKMFCSCPNDPEGAETNTYICPICTGQPGAMPTINIGAVKQVIKVGLALHSQIAEYSKFDRKNYFYPDLPKSYQISQYDMPLCLGGYLDLYLSNDLSPKRVAITRVHLEEDVAKLTHGQQNTLVDFNRAGVPLMELVTEPTIRSGMEARLFCEGLQILYKTLGVSEANMEKGQMRCEANISVRLKGEEKLGTKVEVKNLNSFRVLEKAIDYETRRQIDLIEEGGQVVQETRGWLENDNATISQRIKENANDYRYFYEPDLPRMHVWSKEDKETLFDLDEVQKELPKFPWDKKTYFQEAYKLNSQEANLLIRDAHVAKYYESLTQSFKELQKGPLVLEKLNRLAYNYLASDLVGLASLQGVEVSEEFIHQADYKNLIIALAEGKINSASAKKILVIITDANNQDWKKEGLDGLLKEYTQNNDTEALAKIVAEVLAKNVKAVSEYKRGKTTAIQFLLGQTMAATHGKANPEVLKKLLEQELAKAV, from the coding sequence ATGATGAACGACATTTATTCAAAATATGAAACAGTAGTGGGTCTTGAAATTCACGCAGAGCTCATTACTAAGCAGAAGATGTTTTGCTCTTGTCCTAATGACCCGGAAGGAGCAGAGACCAATACCTATATTTGTCCTATATGTACTGGGCAGCCGGGAGCTATGCCCACTATTAATATCGGGGCAGTCAAGCAGGTGATTAAAGTGGGTCTGGCTTTGCACTCTCAAATTGCAGAGTATTCTAAATTTGATAGAAAAAATTATTTTTACCCTGACTTGCCAAAAAGCTATCAAATTTCTCAATATGATATGCCTTTGTGCTTAGGCGGTTACTTGGACCTTTACTTGAGCAATGATTTATCTCCCAAGCGGGTAGCTATTACTAGGGTGCACTTAGAGGAAGACGTGGCTAAACTTACCCATGGGCAACAAAATACTTTAGTAGATTTTAATCGAGCCGGGGTCCCCTTGATGGAATTAGTGACTGAGCCAACCATAAGAAGCGGAATGGAGGCAAGATTATTTTGTGAAGGCTTGCAAATCCTTTATAAAACTCTAGGGGTATCTGAAGCTAATATGGAAAAAGGTCAAATGCGTTGCGAGGCCAATATTTCGGTGAGGTTGAAGGGGGAAGAGAAACTTGGCACCAAAGTAGAGGTGAAGAATCTTAATTCTTTTAGAGTTCTGGAGAAAGCTATAGACTATGAAACCCGTCGGCAAATAGATTTAATTGAAGAGGGCGGACAGGTGGTTCAGGAAACCCGAGGATGGTTAGAAAATGATAATGCAACTATTTCTCAGAGAATAAAAGAGAATGCTAATGACTACAGATATTTTTATGAACCAGATTTGCCTCGTATGCATGTCTGGTCAAAAGAAGATAAAGAAACGTTATTTGATTTAGATGAAGTGCAAAAAGAGTTGCCCAAATTCCCTTGGGATAAAAAAACTTATTTTCAAGAAGCTTATAAACTTAATAGCCAGGAAGCCAATCTCCTTATTCGTGATGCGCATGTTGCCAAATATTACGAGAGTCTAACTCAATCATTTAAAGAATTACAAAAAGGGCCTTTGGTTTTAGAAAAACTTAATAGATTGGCTTATAATTATTTAGCCTCTGATTTAGTGGGATTGGCCTCTCTCCAGGGGGTAGAAGTGAGCGAGGAATTTATTCATCAGGCTGATTATAAAAATCTAATTATAGCTTTAGCTGAAGGCAAAATTAATAGCGCCTCGGCTAAAAAGATTCTAGTTATAATTACCGATGCGAATAATCAAGATTGGAAAAAAGAGGGCTTGGACGGTCTTTTGAAAGAATATACTCAGAATAATGACACGGAGGCTCTAGCTAAAATAGTAGCAGAGGTACTAGCAAAAAATGTGAAGGCAGTTAGCGAATACAAAAGGGGGAAAACCACCGCTATTCAATTTTTGCTTGGTCAAACGATGGCAGCTACTCATGGTAAGGCCAATCCAGAAGTACTAAAAAAACTGCTGGAACAAGAGTTAGCAAAAGCAGTTTAG